The DNA segment TGCTTACGAACGACTGCTGGATGGCAGGTGGTGACGGCAAGTTCGGGTCGTGAAGGGATTGCCACAGCCGAAGCTGAACAGCCAGATGCAATTCTGCTCGATGTGATGATGCCTGACATGGATGGACCTACGACGTTTCAGCAATTGCAGGATAATCCGGCTACTCATCAGATTCTGGTGATTTTACTCACTGCAAAGGTGCAAGCATCCAATCGTCGTCGTTA comes from the Trichocoleus sp. genome and includes:
- a CDS encoding response regulator; the encoded protein is MQEVTQICLRTTAGWQVVTASSGREGIATAEAEQPDAILLDVMMPDMDGPTTFQQLQDNPATHQILVILLTAKVQASNRRRYDELGVKGAIAKPFNPLQLASQVAAILGWSL